From the Lathyrus oleraceus cultivar Zhongwan6 chromosome 3, CAAS_Psat_ZW6_1.0, whole genome shotgun sequence genome, the window TAACATTTGAATGGACACATGTTTCACAACAGGAGAGAACACATCATTGAAGTTGACACCTTATTTCTGAGTGAAAGCCCTTGCGACCAATCATGCCTTGTATCTCTTCGACATCACTCTTTCGATTCCTtccttaactttgaaaatccacttacagGTGACTAACCTGACTCCAGCAGGATTCTTGATAAGTTACCAAGtgtggttatcatgaagagacttcATCTCATCATTTATGGCCTTCATCCATTCAGTCTTATTTCGATtcctcataacttccttatagtctATAGGTTCTTCATCTATAACCTCACTTGCAAAGATTAAGGCATAAGCTATGAGATCTGCATACCTAAGTCTTTGATACTACTTGATTAATCTTCTCATACTATCTCTTGTCGATAGGTAGTCATCAACACTTTCCTCATATTCCTCGGTATCTTCAGCATCGACATGCGCCACCTCAACAGGAATCTCTTAGTGTTCCGTCTCTTCTTCATATATTTGTGCACTTCGAATAACGTCATCAATTTTCTTGAAATCCATCTCagcttcattgaaaactacacCTCATGTGACCCGGCTCTAGGCACCATAACTTATAAGCCTTGACTCCTTCAGTATATCCCATGAACATCCATCTTAGAGCTCTAGGTTCGACCTTGTCCTGCCTAATATGGGCATATGCTATGCAGccaaatactctaagtttgtCGAGACCTGGTGGATGTCCCGACCAAATTTCTTCAGGTGTCTTCATATCTAACACAGTCGAAGGACATTTTTTTATCATATATGTTATTGTCGAAACAACCTCTTCCCAAAACACCTTTTTTAACCCAACACTAGTCAACATGCATCTAACTCTTCCTAAAAGGGTTTTACTAAACCTTTAagccaaaccattttgttggggaATACCTGCAGTAGTTATTTGCCTTGCAATACCATAGGCTGCACAAAAATTGTTGAACGCCTCACTGCAAAATTTAAGGCCATTGTCGgttctcaacctcttgaccttcctTCTAGTCTGATTTTCgaccagagtcttccaacttttgaagttCTGAGAAATTTCATCGTTAGTCTTTtggatgaatacccataactttctggaataatcatcaactatggatagaaaataccttGCTCATGAATGTGATGGACACCTCGCAGGCCCCCAAAGATCAGCATGGATGTAATCAAGGGATTCATAAGTTCTTTGTTTTCCTTTATTGAACTTCACTCTGCAAGACTTTCCAAGTACACAGGGTTCACAAAACTTTAGCTTTTCGACTTTGTCTCcaccaagtagattttgtttccccaattCGACCAAATCCCTTTCTCTGACATAGCCCAATCTCATGTGCCAAATTTCTATCTTCGATAAAGGTTTCATGGATGCAGCATCTACAGAACCACTGACAACTTcagcctcaagggtatacaagcTTTGTTTCTTCATGCCACTtaagacttccttcgaccccttcatgacttatagaatacttttctctccttggaaaacatatcctttcttgtcaaattcaccaagagaaatcaaatttctcttcaaatcaggtacataccttacttcagtcaacaaccttattgactcatcatggagcttgaatctcatAGATCCAACACCTACAATCTTACAAGCTTTATTGTGTCCAAACAATACGtatccaccatcttgatcacatagttcctctaacaagtctttgtttggagtcatgtgccaagtgcaacctgaatccataatccactaTTTACTTGAGTCGCCGCTTGTAACCACAAGAACATCAAATGAGTCAAAATCATCTTGAACAATGGATGTGTTACCATTATTCTTACCTCCATGATCTTTCAGGTGTTCAGGGCATATTTTTCTTGTATGACCTTCCTTCTTACAGTGATAACATTGAATACCAGATGCATCACCACTATAAGACTTTTGCTGACTTTAAcccttcttcttgtcgaacttgtCATCTCTCTTTGTGAATTTTGCCTTAACCGACAGACCTTCACCAGTCGAAGATGGCTTGTGCTCCTTTCGTTCATTCAAATCCTTAGAGTACAAGACTGGTTGAACTTCTTCAATGGTCAGAGAATCTCTcccatacaagagagtttctttgaagtgagcatgtgTTATGGGCAAAGCACATAACAGTAACAGCGCTTGATCTTCATCCTCGATTTTTATAtcgatattttcaagatcaagaatcagcttgttgaacatatccaactgctcaggcagaactttgtcttcactcatcttgaatgaatacaaagCTTGCTTTAGGTAGAGGTGATTGACCAATGATTTGGTCATGTACAAACTTTCGAGTTTCTCCCAAAGACCCGACGTTGTCGTATCCTTCGAAACCTGTcgaagaaccttatcaccaaggctcaataagTTTGCACTATAAGTTTTCTCTACCATAGTCGTTTTTTCTTTATCCTTTAACGCATCGTCCATGGTTGCGACTCCCTTTAACACTTCTAAACAACCCTGCTGAACCAGTAGGACTttcatcttcaagcgccacaAATCGAAATCGTTCACTCCGATGAACTTTTCAATCTCCTACTTTGTTGACGACATCTTCTCGACGCTCACCGCACAAATTTGTTGTGAAAACGATGCCGAAATTAtaaagtataattggtttcttgatcggtaagacccacaagggtagaaaagaagaaaataataaaaacacAACGAAAATGGTTATAAACTGATATTTTTTTACTTTCTATTTGAAAAAAGATTACAATTGTTACATAATAGCAAATAACatctctcaccctaattaggatttgtgttatacaatgatgagagactattatgttatttataagaaaactaacatactaaactaATGGACTTTTACACACAAACTCATTACACATGGCAGCTTAAACAATTGGGCATAACAAATAGAtccaattcgacatgctaacaatcctagcatattTAGATTATAATATGTGAACAGACTTTATTAGCATGCTAAGGTCCTGTcgaattgtcgaaccaagaaATTATCCTTCGATCATACTAGTGTTCGATTCTATATCTCACAATAAATATATTAAATTTGTTATAATTGACAGTACATTTGCCATGATAATCTTCTCGCATCTATGTTATCCATGTTCTAATAGTATATTCtattttaaaaagtaaaaaataataaattaaactaaatttattattttataaaaaaaaaactatagTTCTGCTTACCAATACCATGGTTTTTCACTGTGGTTTTCGCAAACTGCGAATTCAACCATAAACTTAATTATTTGTTTCTTAATAAAACATTATTGTGCCTTCAGTTACGTTCAACAATCACGTGTATCACAATTAAAATTGTATAAAATGGTTTTCATGCAGctaattttataaaaaatttaaataaatactAATAAAATTATTATTCTCAAACAGAAATTGAAAATGTAGTCTAACATTAATAACAAGtgttttaatatatatatatatatatatatatatatatatatatatatatatatatatatatatatatatatatatatatatatatatatatatatatattttaacATTATTctattataaaaaatataaatcTTAGAACTCTAAATATTTTCGATATAAGTTTGAGATGTTCTTATCGCGTTCCAATATAAAAGAAACATGACAAACCATAGTAAATTTGAAGCATTGGCTTAACCTGTGTTAGAACGTGGAAACAAACATATAAGCTAGATTACCCTTGTTAATAGTAATTTCTTATAAAGAAGTCAATTAAGACATTTCCATTTCAGTCTTATAAATAACTGAAATGAAGATATAATAAGGATCTTTCGTTAGGATATGCAAACACGCAATCCTCGTTTCAAATACCAGGCACAAACCATGCAATTGGAAATGAATATTTTAGTTATTgttataaatatatataaaaaaatgttaTTAAAATTTACTCTAGATCTTaatcattaattcatttttaatcaaTGATTAAAAACAATCAATAATTAAATATAGAGAGAAAAACACAAATTGattatattataattaattacTGATTATTTTTAGCCATAAATTTAAAAGGAATTAATAGCCAAGATGCGGAGTAAGTTTTAATAACTTACTTCTGAAGTAAAAATATCTCctttcatatatatatatatatatatatatatatatatatatatatatatatatatatatatatatatatatatatatatatatattgtattTGATCTGACTTATTTTATAATAGAGATTAGTGTGTTTTTTAAGTGTTGCAAATAGAAAGTAGTGTGTTTTTGTGATGGGTCATCATGAGGGGAAAATATTTACATTGGGTCAAACACTTATAAAAAGGTCAAAGGCTCACTaaaacaagtgagagagacaccacatattgaccaaaaatcttaaggtgatagaTGTATGAGTCTTCTTACTTATAAAGTGATCAATCtctaagcaatgtgggacttAGAACTCAAACTTGTTTCTCAAAacaactcacacttgtttctcaataCAACTCACACTTGTATCTCAATAAtctccccctcaagtgtgagtctGTTCACTATACTCCGCCTTAAGCGGAAGCTTTTTCATCCACAtgcttgtaccaccattgagaGACATTCTTATCTCGTCATGAACACTTCAATGGAACACGCCGCCTGATCACCATGTCAGAAAAACTTTTGATACAAGGAGTCGGTCCCTTACTCAAATCATCGACTATGATACCACTGATGTGTCATCATGAGGGGAAAGTATTCACATTGGGTCAAACATTCACCTAAATATCAAAGACTCACCGaaacaagtgagagagacaccacatattcatcaaaaaccttaaggtgataggtgtatgaGTCCTCTTACTTATAAAGTGATCAATCTCCAAGAAATATGAGACTTAGAACTCAAACTTATTTCTCAAAACAACTCACATTTGTTTCTCAATATTATTGGTTATGTGATAATCATCATAGTGTTAGTGATTATTGAAAAAGGTCTTTTGAATTAGAGTGATTCAAAGTCTATTATAGTTGTTGGTGTTGTTGGAAATCAAGGAAATAGTTTGCATTTTTGTTATTGTTAGAAGATTGTAGGATAAGTCTTGGTGTGAGGCTTGTATAAAGATCTAACAATAGTAAAAATCTCTGACGGGGTGTGAGAGGACTAGATGTACCCCTTGATTGGAAAGGGGAACTAGTATATatccttgtgttatttactttttgcactttaaTTTTCTATTATCCATTATTCAAAATAGCCCCTACATCTTATTCTAAACAAgaaaattaaaaagaaaagaaacGTGCTTAAATATCAAGTAAAATCCAGCAAATCTAATCCCCCTTAGATTTGGCATCCAAGCAGGTTATAGGTAACTTGCTCCTTAGATCTAACAGATGACTTATGTAAATCCTATTTTTAGAGATGATGGTAGTAACAATAAACTTCACTTTTTCTATGGTGAATATTGTGATTTTGAGAAGATCTGCATGCAAGCATATCTTGAGGCACAAGACAATGATATTTGGGATTCTATAGAAAATGATTTGTTCGTTCCCACAAGTTTTTTCAATGGTGTTGGTACATCCAAGATAAAAAGTTCTTGGaatgaagatgataagaaaaaaatcttTATGCCAAGAAGGTGAAGAACATGGTACAATCAACACTTGGAATGAATTAGTTCTTTCGTGTCTCTCAATGCAAACATTAAAAAAATACGAGATAGAAGTCACTCATGATGGAACCATGGAAGTGAAAAGATCAAAACTAAACACATTATCTCAAGAATACAAAATTTTCAGGATGCAACCCAAGAATCAATTCTTGACTTGCACAAAAGATTCACATACTTGACTAACCACTTAATGACACTTGTTAAGACTTTTTCTAATGATGATACCAATCTTAAAATTCTTAGATCTTTGACCTGGGAATGGAAATCTAAAGTAACAACGATATTAGAAAAGAAGAGCTTATCCAAAATGACTTATGCAACATTGTTCAGAAAACTCTAAGACCATGAGATAAAACTTGAAATATTGGAGAAGCATGGAGTTCAAGTAAAGAATTAAAAAGATATTTCCTTAAAGATTATATTCAAAAATCATGGTAGAAATCAAGAGTATGAGTCCACTAATGATAAATAAAGGACAAAGGAAATGAGTCTTAAAGAAGCACCAAGAAGGAAAGTTACTTGCTTTGAATGTGGAAAAAGTGGACATGTCAAAGATGAGTGCCCTACAATTCAAAAGAAGAATAAATTCCagagaaagaaggaaaaaagACAAAAGAAAGCATATGCATCATGAGATGACAATGAAATAAGTTCATTATAAGATGAAGATCATGCAAATAAGGCACTGATGGCATCACATCATTCAAGTGACGAAGAATATGAGGTTAGTAATTCTGAAATTGATGATAGACCTTCATATGATGAATTACAAAGTGTTTTTAATGAATTACATGATGAATTTTTCAAACTTTTTAGAAAATATTCAAAACAAAGGAAAACGTTTTCTAGAAAGTGAGGCTAGTAACATAAAAGTGGAGTTAGACTTAATAAAAAATTCAGCATGCAATAATTGTTCATCTGTTGAATCTAAAATTGTTGAATTAAACCAAATGAACAAGAAATATGAAAAAGATCAAATTATTTTGGAAAATGTGTTAAGTATCAAAGATCTTCAAGTAATAAATGAGGACTTGGATTTTCCAATTTGGATAAACTTAGTACAAGTCAAACTATCTTTGTAAATGCTACAAACAAATTCAACAATAAGGAATCAAAGAAAGTACATATTGTAAATCACCATAAAAGGCATCATGATAGAAATAACTTTTATGTCAATAAAAGGAATCATATTTTTAGACCTACTTGTTTTCatggattttttttaaaataaccatgttttttaaaaaaaatacgaaaataaccaacttttcaatttttttttccaaaataaccatgtttggGTGAGGCTAGTAACATAAAAGTGGAGTTAGACTTAATAAAAAATTCAGCATGCAATAATTGTTCATCTGTTGAATCTAAAATTGTTGAATTAAACCAAATGAACAAGAAATATGAAAAAGAtcaaattattttgaaaaatgtGTTAAGTATCAAAGATCTTCAAGTAATAAATGAGGACTTGGATTTTCCAATTTGGATAAACTTAGTACAAGTCAAACTATCTTTGTAAATGCTACAAACAAATTCAACAATAAGGAATCAAAGAAAGTACATATTGTAAATCATCATAAAAGGCATCATGATAGAAATAACTTTTATGTCAATAAAAGGAATCATATTTTTAGACCTACTTGTTTTcatggattttttttttaaaataaccatgttttttaaaaaaaaatacgaaaataatcaacttttcaattttttttccaaaataaccatgtttggGGGAGGATGCGTCGGGGGAGTTGGCGTACCCCCAAAAAAATAAGAGGAGGCGCCAAATTTGCAATTTTTGAACATTTTACACTTATATGCTAACCGATTACACATATTCAAATTTGCAATTTTTGAACATTttactctttttctttttgataatgCCAAAAATGGGAAGAAGAGATGattgtttttattgttttttagGATATCAAAGACATCATAGCAtaaattgaaaaagaaaaggggatACATGCAAGATAGGGGTAGATATACAAGATAGAGGGAGAAATCAAGCATCAAGCAAAAACTTTTCATCAATGTGTTTTGTCACCATAAAAAAGGTAGAGATTGTGAAGAAGATAGTCATCATCAATTATAGCttagttttgatgaagacaaaagTCTATCTTAGAAGAAAGATCAAGGAAGAAAAATATTGGAATCAAAGTATCAAGTTGCATGAGCTTTGAAATTAAAGAGATTGGATGATTGGTCAAGTTACTTTAATGAAAATTCCAATGTTACTATAATCTTTAGATGCTCAAGAAACTTCATCTCATTATGAACTAAAGTTTTCTAATCATTCCTTTTGCACAAACTTTTATTTCATGGCTTTTCAAAGCggaaaaaaaaatcaaaatttcCACAAATGTAATGTGCTAACATAATAAGCTAATCGATTACATTTTGGTTTTGTCTTgattattttttaattttcaacTTAGTGTAATGAGTTACACTTATATGCTAACCGATTACACATATTCAAATTTGCAATTTTTGAACATTttactctttttctttttgataatgCCAAAAATGGGAAGAAGAGATGattgtttttattgttttttagGATATCAAAGACATCATAGCAtaaattgaaaaagaaaaggggatACATGCAAGATAGGGGTAGATATACAAGATAGAGGGAGAAATCAAGCATCAAGCAAAAACTTTTCATCAATGTGTTTTGTCACCATAAAAAAGGTAGAGATTGTGAAGAAGATATTCATCATCAATTATAGCttagttttgatgaagacaaaagTCTATCTTAGAAGAAAGATCAAGGAAGAAAAATATTGGAATCAAAGTATCAAGTTGCATGAGCTTTGAAATTAAAGAGATTGGATGATTGGTCAAGTTACTTTAATGAAAATTCCAATGTTACTATAATCTTTAGATGCTCAAGAAACTTCATCTCATTATGAACTAAAGTTTTCTAATCATTCCTTTTGCACAAACTTTCATTTCATGGCTTTTCAAAGcggaaaaaaaatcaaaatttcCACAAATGTAATGTGCTAACATAATAAGCTAATCGATTACATTTTGGTTTTGTCTTgattattttttaattttcaacTTAGTGTAATGAGTTACACTTATATGCTAACCGATTACACATATTCAAATTTGCAATTTTTGAACATTGCAaagtgtaatcgattacacatTTATGTTAATTCGTTACATGTTATCGATTACACTTTATATGTAACCCATTACATTCTAGAACTTTGAAAAAACAACACATTTTCAGTATTGTAGAATGTATTTTTCATCAACCATTGATATTCTAAACCAATGTAAACCATCATGAAATATCTACCAATGTGTACAACTGATCTAAGATGTTTCATAGGATGTATATAAGACAATGGTCATTCAAAATTCATTTTTAGCCTCTTCACCTCAACTGTTTACATCAATTCAAATCTATTTCACATCAGTGAGAAACGTTTATGAGCAATCTAGTTGTATTATATTTGAATTGTTCATTGGAAGGAAGTATCAATATCTATACAGAAATTGATTCAAGTGCAACATCATCGTATATTCTCATTTGTTTAAAAGTTGTATTGATCACCAAGTGTATGGAGACTTATTTTATAATAGAAAGTAGTTTGATTTCTAAATGTTATAAATAGAAAGTGGTGTACTTTCTAGTTTGTGTGATAATCATCATAGTATTGGTGATTATTGAAAAAGGTCATTTGAATCGAGATGATTCAAAGTCCACCATAGTCGTTGGTATTGATGGAAATCAAGGAAGTGATTTGCTTCTTTGTTATTATTAGAAGATTGTAGGAGAAGTATTGGTGTGAGACTTGTGCAAAGATCTAACAATAGTGAAAATCTCTCACACGATGCGAGGGAACTAGATGTACCATTGATTTGAAAGGGGAActaacatatatatatatatatatatatatatatatatatatatatatatatatatatatatatatatatatatatatatatccttttgttatttactttatgcactttaattttatgTTATTCATCATTCAAAGCAGCCCCTACATCTTACTCTAAACCAtaaaatcaaaaagaaaagaaactTGCTTAAATATCAAGTAAAATCCAGCAACTCTAATTCATCCCCCTCTTAGATTGTGCACTTAATACTTATAAAATCTTCATAAATCCAGAACTACACAATTCAAAATTATTCATAGTAAATCTAAATCAAGTATCCTTACAAAACTTATTCATAACATAATTTTGGTGGGAATATAAATTAGAAAAATGAGCAATTATATGAGAAAGAAAGAAGAATGGAAGAAGATGGAGGAGACAAAATGGTTAGAGGAAGAAATAAATTATGATATTTGTATAAAAGTACATttttattaaatataaaaaaatattttcttttaaaaaattgattattaattaattaatgaCATGTCATATTTAAAAACAATTGAAATATTATACTATTAATAATATTAAAGCTTAAATTGTTTTTTATTCTACGCAGGTTTCCATGTTTTTTATTTTCATCCCAAAATTGTTTTTTGGGATAAAGTCCTAAAATGTtaaatttaatttggttttaattcCTAAAGTTTAAAATCCACAGAAAAATTTGCAAGAGTTAAAATCAAGATTTTAACATTCCAGAGattgttttttaaaaaaattagGGAAGAAAATCTAAAACACATCAACTTACACATATTAAAAAACTATTTAAGCCTAATAAAAAAAATGATCaataaaaaaattacaaaaaaatgTTGTCACATGGGGGACTAAAACTCTTTAAAATCTAAATAGAAGAACTAATTTTATGAGTTGAACAAAATAGAAGGACCAAAAGTGTAATTTATCctaaaatatattaaatatagGTTTGATACTCTTTTTATCTCATATCTTGTATTTGGGGTTCATTTTGTCTTTGAaccccttaaattttcaaaatgtATTACGTTAGTCATTTCTGTTTAAATATCAAGAACATACTTAATTTTTTTGACGTGGCAAGTGACGTGTAACATTCATCTTTTGTGATCAATTAAACGAGGAAAAAATTTGTTGCTAAAATAGAACTTATGAGTTTCAGAATGATTACTCATATTCTTTATTATAAAATCTATGACCaatttattttttttctttcaattaATCATATCTTCTTCGTCATACTCAAAATCAATATTGCTTTCACCCCTTGAATAGCTCGATGCAGAAGAAACAACACCACAAGGAGATAAAACCCATAATTTTCATAAATCAGGTTTTGAATTAGTCAAATGTTGAATTCTCTTTCTTCAATGAAAGAGCCACTCTAGGTATTGGAATGGCCATAACTTCTCCATCATTTAAAAATATATGTTAAAATACTTGCATTTTCTTCATCGTTGCTATACCTTTCCTTTTTATAGTTAGATTACAAGTTTGTTATAACTACTTGTTATTCTTGGAAAGTTAATTATATGTGGTTAACTGGAGTTTGTTATGCAGCTGCAACttcttttatcatatatatatatatatatatatatatatatatatatatatatatatatatatatatatatatatattcatctCTTATAATGTGAATGATAATAAATGATGATGAAATCATAATGCTCAGTTCTCTTCctctctcttcttcttctttacTTGTTTTTTAAGCTCAATTCATGGAGTCTTTCTAGAGAGTTCATGACTCCATAACCAAGCCATGAACTTTGTTTAGTTTCTCAACATTGTATCACATGTCATTATCGATCTACCTCATTTCATTCATCTTTGGTTCTATTTTTTTTTCTCATTCGTCTTCTCTGTTCTTTCACCATGCCGTCTCGCATTGATTCACAAGCAGATTTCACCAGTCCTTACTATGTTCATCCAAGTGATGGACCTTCATCATTCAAGGTTACACCGATTCTTGAGGTTTCAAACTATCATTCTTGGGTCAGAGTTATGTGCAGAGCTTTGGGAGGAAAGATGAAGCTTGAATTTGTTGATGGCACCATACCAGTTCCTGTAGATGATTTTGATCTTTATTATCATGCATGGAACAAGTTTAATATGTTAATTCACTCTTGGTTAATCAATTTTGTATCTGAATTCATTACACAATCGATTGTTTTCTTGGAAAATGTTGTTGATGCTTAGAATGATCTAAAAGAAAGATCTTCACAAGGAGATCTTGTTCAAATTTCTGAATTGCAATAA encodes:
- the LOC127130065 gene encoding uncharacterized mitochondrial protein AtMg00300-like codes for the protein MKGSKEVLSGMKKQSLYTLEAEVVSGSVDAASMKPLSKIEIWHMRLGYVRERDLVELGKQNLLGGDKVEKLKFCEPCVLGKSCRVKFNKGKQRTYESLDYIHADLWGPARCPSHS